Proteins co-encoded in one Lynx canadensis isolate LIC74 chromosome C1, mLynCan4.pri.v2, whole genome shotgun sequence genomic window:
- the LSM10 gene encoding U7 snRNA-associated Sm-like protein LSm10 isoform X2 — MNQNLWGVAAANSPRCGRMAVSHSVKERTISENSLIILLQGLQGQVTTVDLRDESVARGRIDNVDAFMNIRLVNVTYTDRWGHQVELDDLFVTGRNVRYVHIPDDVNITATIEQQLQAIHRVRNFGGKGQGRREFPSKKYK; from the coding sequence CCAACAGCCCTCGGTGTGGAAGAATGGCCGTGAGCCACTCGGTGAAGGAGCGGACCATCTCTGAGAACAGCCTGATTATCCTGCTGCAGGGCCTCCAGGGCCAGGTGACCACGGTGGACCTGCGCGACGAGAGCGTGGCCCGCGGACGCATAGACAACGTGGACGCTTTCATGAACATCCGCCTGGTCAATGTCACCTACACGGACCGCTGGGGGCATCAGGTCGAGCTGGATGACCTCTTCGTGACAGGCCGTAACGTCCGTTACGTCCACATCCCGGATGATGTGAACATCACGGCGACCATTGAGCAACAGCTGCAGGCCATCCACCGGGTGCGCAACTTTGGCGGCAAGGGCCAAGGCCGGCGGGAATTTCCCTCCAAGAAGTATAAATGA
- the LSM10 gene encoding U7 snRNA-associated Sm-like protein LSm10 isoform X1, translating to MAVSHSVKERTISENSLIILLQGLQGQVTTVDLRDESVARGRIDNVDAFMNIRLVNVTYTDRWGHQVELDDLFVTGRNVRYVHIPDDVNITATIEQQLQAIHRVRNFGGKGQGRREFPSKKYK from the coding sequence ATGGCCGTGAGCCACTCGGTGAAGGAGCGGACCATCTCTGAGAACAGCCTGATTATCCTGCTGCAGGGCCTCCAGGGCCAGGTGACCACGGTGGACCTGCGCGACGAGAGCGTGGCCCGCGGACGCATAGACAACGTGGACGCTTTCATGAACATCCGCCTGGTCAATGTCACCTACACGGACCGCTGGGGGCATCAGGTCGAGCTGGATGACCTCTTCGTGACAGGCCGTAACGTCCGTTACGTCCACATCCCGGATGATGTGAACATCACGGCGACCATTGAGCAACAGCTGCAGGCCATCCACCGGGTGCGCAACTTTGGCGGCAAGGGCCAAGGCCGGCGGGAATTTCCCTCCAAGAAGTATAAATGA